From the genome of Adhaeribacter pallidiroseus:
CTGCAAAAAACCATTTTTTACGTCGGCGGGGTTGCCAGGGTAAAAAACAATCTGCGCGTAAGAAATAATTAAATTTTATTTAAAAAGAGGGACCATACGTTAGTTACACAATCTTTAACCAGGCCTTGGCTTCTTCCGGATCGTCGAACGTTTGAATGTAACTGGGTTGGTGCGCGTGCGTTAAAGTTTTATCCGTAGATAGCCGACTAAGCATACTGGGCGAGTAAATCCAGGCAAAGGCTTGTAGACCATGAGCTCTTAAATCCGGAAACCAAACATCGGCGCCCCATTTTGCTGCACCCGACCACATACCTTCTACCAAAGTATTGTCGTTTAAAATTTTGGTGCAGGCTTCCGAAACCATATATTCTAAAATTTTACCACAGCCATCTTTTACCGATTGGGTGGTTTGAAAGCCGATCCAATTCACATAGAGCCAATTATTTTCGGTATCGTAGTAAATTTCAATTTGATCAGTAAAGTATAGTTTCTCCATTCTGTAAAGTAGGCTTGCATTACTTTCTATATTGTTGGTAATGATAATTACTATTAAAAATCAGGCCAATTATATTAAGAATTTAATATATATTTATATTTATATAATAATCCGAAATAAACTTGCCTTAAACTTTTTTACCCGTTTTTATACGGATAGTAGTAATTATACGCGCTTCTTGATTTACCGTTGGCCACCAGAAAAGCATTCTTAAAAAACAGCATATTTGTTATTAATTGTACATGCTTCTGTGTTCCTAGTAAAATAAAGCTAAATTTAATCCCAAATAGTGGCGGTAGCATTTACCTCTGTAAAGCAAATATACCGGCACCCTCTAAATTTTACTTGTTAGTGTTAACCTGAACTACTTCTGATTTATTCAAGAAACTTTTACGCTTTATATGCATGAAAATTTTAAATTTAATTCTGCTCATCGACGACGATGAGACTACTAATTTTATTAACAACCGCACTTTAACTAAAGCTAATATTGCCCGAAGGATTCAGATTTATCCGGATGCCGAAGATGCCTTACAATATTTGCGACAGGCTAATGCTGGCGCCGCTATTGTTCCGGAACTTATTTTTTTAGATATAAAAATGCCGAAGATGGATGGGTTTGAGTTTTTAGAAGAATACCGCAAAATAGGTATAAAAGACCCGCAAGCAACTAAAATCATGCTGTTGACCTCTTCGGCCAGTTTTTACGATTTAAAACGGATGGAAGAATTTGAAGAAGTAAAACGACACTTTTCTAAACCGCTTACCCCGCACGACGTGAAAGAAATAATGACCGAATACTTTCCGGAAGACATGGCCTCGGTGTAAGGCAAAGCTTTTTTAAATTTTAAAATTTTACGGCTTGCTACAAAATACTACACCTTAAGTTATCTAACTATATTGCCCTGGTTACACTTTTGGTTTTATTACCAGCACCATTTAATTAAACTAAAAAAGGCCGGTAGTAGAATCCAGAAAGGTAATCAGTACTCTCGTTTTTTTCTGCTTATGCTTGCATCCAAATTACCTCAGGTAGGTACCAGTATATTCACGGTTATGTCGCAGTTGGCGCAGCAGCACGGCGCCATTAATCTGTCGCAGGGTTTTCCAGATTTTAACAGCCCAACCGAGTTACTTGACTTAGTAAGTTATTACCTGCACCAAGGGTTTAATCAATACGCGCCCATGGCGGGCGTTGTAAAACTACGGGAACAACTTAGCCTCAAAACCCAGCTTTTATACGGCATTACGCCTAATCCCGAAACCGAAATCACGATTACGTCGGGGGCTACCGAAGCACTATACGCGGCCCTGGCAGCCATTTTGCACCCGCACGACGAAGTAATTGTACTGGAGCCAGCTTACGATTCGTACGTACCGGCTATCTTGCTCAATGGGGGAAAACCCGTTTATGTACCCTTACAGGTACCTGGTTTTACGATAGATTGGGATTTGGTAAAAGCGGCCATTACACCCCGCACCCGGGCTATTTTACTAAACTCGCCGCATAACCCTTCGGGAGCCGTTTTAAAGCCAAGTGATTTAACCGCGCTCGCGGAAATTATCAGGGACACCAATATTCTGATTGTTAGCGACGAAGTATACGAACACATGGTTTTCGACGGCCAGCCCCACCAAAGCTTACTTACCTGTCCGGAACTGGCCAGCCGTAGCTTTGTCATTTCGTCGTTCGGGAAAACCTACCACGCTACTGGCTGGAAAGTGGCTTATTGCGTGGCGCCGCCCGCTTTAACCATTGAATTCCGGAAAGTGCATCAATACCTGACCTTTAGTACCATTACCCCGGTGCAATACGCGCTAGCCGATTTTTTAACGAACCAGGAACATTACCAGAACCTGCCGGCTTTTTACCAGGCTAAACGCGATTTGTTTTGTCAGCTGCTGCAAGGCTCCCGGTTTACGTTGCAACCATCGGCTGGCACGTATTTTCAATTAGTAAGTTACGAAAATATTACCCCCGAAAATGATCAGGCTTTTGCCCGTAGGTTAACCACGGAAGTGGGTGTAGCGGCTATTCCAGTTTCGGTATTTTACCACCAGCAAACCGACTATGGGCTACTCCGCATTTGTTTCGCGAAGAACGAGGAAACCTTACGGGCGGCGGCTCAAAAGCTCTGTCAATTGTAATTGAGTAACCAGCCGGACAAAAATTTAAAAAACTGATACTACGCCATGCCTGATTTACGCATTTCCCTTATCCAAACGCCGCTGCAATGGCACGACCGGGCTTTTAACCTGGAAATGCTGGCCCACAAAATAGAGGAAATAACGGAGCCTACCGATTTAATTGTTTTACCGGAAATGTTTACCACTGGTTTTTCGATGCAGGCGCCGGAACAGGCCGAAACCATGAACGGACCCAGCCTGCACTGGCTGCAAAACATGGCCAAAACCACGGGTGCGGTAATAACGGGTAGTTTAATTATTCAGGAAAAAGGATTTTATTACAATCGGCTCATTTGGATGAAGCCAGATGGCCACTATATGTTTTACGATAAAAAGCATTTGTTCCGGATGGCTGGCGAAACCGAGATATACGCGGCGGGTACCCAAAAATTTTTACAAATTTAAAAGACTGGAATATATGCCCGTTGATTTGTTACGATCTGCGTTTTCCGGTTTGGAGCCGCAACGTACAAAACGAATACGATGTGTTACTGTACGTCGCCAACTGGCCCGCCAAAAGAAGCCTGGCCTGGAAAACCTTACTCGCTGCCCGTGCCATTGAAAATGTAGCCTACGTAGTGGGCGTAAACCGCATTGGCGAAGATGATAACGGACACGATTACGCCGGCGACTCCATGGTGGTAAACTTTAAAGGAGACCTCCTATTTAACGCCGCGGACCAGGAAATAACGCAAACGGTTACGCTTAATCAGCAGGAATTAGCCGATTTCCGGCAAAGCTTCCCAACGTACCTGGACGCCGATGTTTTTAGATTAGAGTAAAAATTTAAAATAATTGAAACTTAGCTTAAGGTATTCGAATAAAGGTGGCTTAAGTGCTCCTGCAAGGTTAATTCTTCCGGATTTTTTAAAAAAATCAGGTTCGAGCGATTGCTGAAAAGTTTTTCTAACCGGATATGGGTGCCTTGCAGGATAACCAAAGTAGGTTGCGACCTACGAATCAAGATTTCGGCTAAAGGCAAAGTAGCTCCTAATGAAGCCTCCGGCGCAAAACTTTTATAGTACACGCCGCAGATATCGGCCAATTCTGCCAACTGGCAGGCTTGCTTGGTTAAAAATTCTTCCGAAAAACCATCCAGATCGAGGTAATCTAAACCCGAAAATTGTTTTTTAACCTGCTCCAACATTGGTTTTTGGTAAGCAGAAGAAAATTTTTGGTTTACCTCAACGTAAATAAAAGTTGCCACTTATCGAGTTACTAAAAGTTTGTAACCGGCTGATTTACCAGTTGCTGTTTGTATCCGCACGTAAAACAATCCGGGCGCCAATCCGGCCAGTTGCATGCGGTGTTCTTTGGCTAAATTTACATTATTGCGTACTCTCCGGCCTTCGGAACTATACAGTGCCACCAGCATTTTTTCCGGACCCGCTACGGTTACTTCCTGGTTAGCCGGATTAGGGAAAACGGAAATTTGTAACCGCGCTTTTTCTTCTTCCGAAATACCGGTTCCGGTTCTAAGCTGTTGGGATAAGTAAAACAACCCGCCGCCAGTGTTTCCCGCAATTA
Proteins encoded in this window:
- a CDS encoding nitrilase-related carbon-nitrogen hydrolase, yielding MICYDLRFPVWSRNVQNEYDVLLYVANWPAKRSLAWKTLLAARAIENVAYVVGVNRIGEDDNGHDYAGDSMVVNFKGDLLFNAADQEITQTVTLNQQELADFRQSFPTYLDADVFRLE
- a CDS encoding nitrilase-related carbon-nitrogen hydrolase, which encodes MPDLRISLIQTPLQWHDRAFNLEMLAHKIEEITEPTDLIVLPEMFTTGFSMQAPEQAETMNGPSLHWLQNMAKTTGAVITGSLIIQEKGFYYNRLIWMKPDGHYMFYDKKHLFRMAGETEIYAAGTQKFLQI
- a CDS encoding response regulator; amino-acid sequence: MKILNLILLIDDDETTNFINNRTLTKANIARRIQIYPDAEDALQYLRQANAGAAIVPELIFLDIKMPKMDGFEFLEEYRKIGIKDPQATKIMLLTSSASFYDLKRMEEFEEVKRHFSKPLTPHDVKEIMTEYFPEDMASV
- a CDS encoding methionine aminotransferase; its protein translation is MLASKLPQVGTSIFTVMSQLAQQHGAINLSQGFPDFNSPTELLDLVSYYLHQGFNQYAPMAGVVKLREQLSLKTQLLYGITPNPETEITITSGATEALYAALAAILHPHDEVIVLEPAYDSYVPAILLNGGKPVYVPLQVPGFTIDWDLVKAAITPRTRAILLNSPHNPSGAVLKPSDLTALAEIIRDTNILIVSDEVYEHMVFDGQPHQSLLTCPELASRSFVISSFGKTYHATGWKVAYCVAPPALTIEFRKVHQYLTFSTITPVQYALADFLTNQEHYQNLPAFYQAKRDLFCQLLQGSRFTLQPSAGTYFQLVSYENITPENDQAFARRLTTEVGVAAIPVSVFYHQQTDYGLLRICFAKNEETLRAAAQKLCQL